The following are encoded in a window of Corythoichthys intestinalis isolate RoL2023-P3 chromosome 8, ASM3026506v1, whole genome shotgun sequence genomic DNA:
- the LOC130920387 gene encoding neuromedin-K receptor-like: MASDLNISISSRSPPANQFVQPAWRVALWALAYCAVVGVALIGNAVVIWIILAHKRMRTVTNYLLLNLAVCDASTAAFNTLVNFVYAAHGEWYFGALYCRFHNLFPVTAVFASIYTMTAIAIDRYMAIIHPLKPRLSAKATLTVIVTIWSLAVVLALPLGYFSTIAVLPHRTLCYIAWPRMEDDPFMYHIIVTVLVYVVPLVVMAITYLIIGVTLWGGEIPGDTSDNYHGQLRAKRKIVKMMMIVVVTFALCWLPYHIYFMVTGLNKRLGKWKAIQQVYLAVMWLAMSSTMYNPIIYCCLNSRFRAGFKCVFRWCPFIRVSSKDELELQNRRHRPDRQSSMCTLSQVDTSILSKDKGVCSHENTRTEGPKCNLQRDSEGG, encoded by the exons ATGGCGTCCGACTTGAACATCTCCATCTCCAGCCGAAGCCCGCCGGCTAACCAATTTGTGCAGCCAGCGTGGCGAGTGGCGCTATGGGCCCTTGCTTACTGCGCTGTTGTCGGTGTGGCTCTGATCGGGAACGCGGTGGTCATCTGGATCATCCTGGCGCACAAGCGCATGAGGACTGTCACTAACTATTTGCTGCTCAACTTGGCGGTGTGCGATGCGTCTACGGCTGCCTTCAACACGCTCGTCAATTTCGTCTACGCCGCGCACGGAGAATGGTACTTCGGGGCGCTCTACTGCAGATTTCACAACTTGTTCCCCGTCACGGCGGTGTTCGCCAGCATTTACACCATGACCGCGATTGCTATTGACAG GTACATGGCCATCATCCATCCGCTAAAGCCTCGCCTGTCAGCCAAAGCCACTCTGACCGTGATCGTGACTATCTGGAGTCTGGCAGTAGTCTTGGCGCTCCCTCTCGGCTACTTCTCCACAATTGCAGTCCTGCCTCACAGGACCCTTTGCTACATAGCCTGGCCCCGCATGGAAGACGACCCCTTCAT GTACCACATCATTGTGACGGTCCTGGTCTATGTGGTGCCTTTAGTCGTGATGGCCATCACTTATTTAATTATTGGTGTAACCCTGTGGGGAGGGGAGATCCCTGGAGACACATCTGATAACTATCATGGGCAGCTGCGGGCAAAAAGAAAG ATCGTTAAGATGATGATGATTGTAGTGGTCaccttcgccctctgctggctgcCTTATCACATCTACTTCATGGTGACGGGCCTCAACAAACGTCTGGGCAAGTGGAAGGCCATCCAGCAGGTTTACCTGGCAGTAATGTGGCTTGCTATGAGTTCCACCATGTACAACCCTATTATTTACTGCTGCCTCAATAGCAG GTTCCGGGCTGGCTTCAAGTGTGTTTTCCGCTGGTGTCCGTTCATCCGGGTTTCCAGCAAAGATGAGCTGGAGCTTCAGAACAGACGGCACCGCCCGGACCGCCAGAGCAGCATGTGCACGCTCTCGCAGGTTGATACCAGCATCCTCAGCAAGGACAAGGGTGTATGCTCACACGAAAACACACGTACAGAAGGTCCAAAGTGTAATCTTCAGCGTGATAGTGAAGGTGGTTAG